The following proteins are co-located in the Granulicella pectinivorans genome:
- a CDS encoding PIG-L deacetylase family protein encodes MPAPQPRLNLLVLSPHRDDAAFSLALSLAAWRRAGHAVTLINAFTRSIEAPFSDADSLHENDRLSYVSAMRKREDEAFVRLIPGMTLVDANIKDAPLRRHCEPEVVYEMPLDPADGALVKIRKVLTRYLSLPNPVFVLPLALGNHIDHRVAREAAVSLVADLPCAFYEDLPDAFRDAAIADQPHLTPILTANPNPLAWKRKAVLLYSSQIETDTADRILDHARAHHDTERLWANDAFTRLFVS; translated from the coding sequence GTGCCCGCACCGCAGCCCCGCCTCAACCTTCTCGTTCTCTCCCCGCACCGCGATGATGCCGCCTTCTCGCTCGCGCTCTCGCTTGCCGCGTGGCGCCGCGCCGGACACGCCGTGACTCTGATCAATGCCTTTACCCGCTCCATTGAAGCGCCGTTTTCCGATGCGGACTCGCTGCACGAAAACGACCGTCTTTCCTACGTTTCCGCGATGCGCAAGCGGGAGGACGAGGCGTTTGTGCGTCTCATTCCGGGGATGACGCTGGTCGACGCCAACATCAAGGACGCGCCGCTTCGCCGTCACTGTGAGCCTGAGGTGGTGTACGAGATGCCGCTCGATCCTGCGGACGGAGCTTTAGTCAAGATCCGTAAGGTGCTGACGCGTTACCTCAGTCTGCCGAACCCGGTCTTCGTCCTGCCCCTGGCGCTTGGCAACCACATCGACCATCGCGTCGCCCGCGAGGCGGCGGTGTCTCTGGTCGCGGATCTTCCCTGCGCCTTCTACGAGGATCTGCCCGATGCGTTTCGCGATGCGGCGATTGCGGACCAGCCGCACCTGACGCCGATTCTGACCGCAAACCCCAACCCCCTGGCCTGGAAGCGCAAGGCCGTTCTGCTCTACAGCTCTCAGATTGAGACGGACACCGCCGACCGCATCCTCGACCATGCCCGCGCGCACCACGATACGGAACGGCTTTGGGCCAACGACGCCTTCACCCGCCTCTTTGTCTCTTAG